A segment of the Leptolyngbya sp. NIES-3755 genome:
TTCTCAGCGTTTGGGCACTGCTTGAAATCATCGATCGACCGCGTTGGAAATGGCAAATTGCGTTCATTGTGTCGATCGTAGGTGGCTTATTAACGTTTTATCTATTCGCCTACTGGGTTGTTGTTCTCGCGGCGTTGATCCTTGTATTAGATCGCAAACATTGGATTCAGCATGGTATGAGAATGTCGATCGCTGGATTGCTCACAATTCCCTGGGCAATTTCTGGCACGTTAAAACAATTGCGAAATGCTGACCTCGATCGATTTGGGGTGCGAGAAGGCAACCCTGTCTTTTTACATCTGCAAGATCTCTTCCAAACGGTAGGGACGCATTTGATTGTTGGCGATTGGGCAACCAGTTTAACGCCGGGGATCATCGCACTCATCGGGCTGTTCACCAGTATCGGACTTGGACTAGCTGCAATCTACCTTTGGAAGTCTGGTCAAAAAAGGCGCTTGACGATAGCGTTGGGGATGAGTATATTGCCCCTGCTCCTAGCATTTTGCGTCGATGTTCTCACACGAAAATACACGTTGGGATTTGGATGGGGTCGAGCGCTGATCTTTGTGCTGCCAGGATGTTTATTGCTGATGACGATCGCAATTCGACAACTCAAGGCGACTCAAGGCTTCGTAGCTCTCATGCTACTGTTGCTGTATCTCGCGATCGACATTGGGGATTTGACTTTGAGACCGCGATCGATGTTTCATCAAGTGGCGGAAATGGTTCAACTCGACTCGACTCCGGTACTGATTGCAATGGATTCCAAGGCTTGGGGACACGTCAATCGTCTGGCGTACTACATCCCATCGACTAGCCGTGTGGATTTGTTAGCTCAGCCTGCCAGTCAACTCGCAACCCATCTCAAAGCCGCACTGGATCAATCCAAGTATCGTCGGGTCATTTGGCTTGAAAGTGCTGCTCCGGTTTGGTCTGCGCCTGCTACCGCGATCGAACACCAGCAAATTCAGCAAGTTTTAGAGGAACGATTCTCGATCTCCAAGACTCAATCTCTCCAGGGAACTATGAGCCTGGATGAGTTTCAACTTAACCTGTATCAAGCTGCCCAATAATCTCTGTCGTCTTACTCAAATTGTCGCATGATTGTCCCTCCTTCCCTGCTTCCGCCCCCCTCTGGTGCATTAAGAATTCCATACGGTTCCGAGCTTGAGAGAGTCACTAAGCCTGTTTACTTCTCGCTCGTGGTTCCGACTTACAACGAGGGGCGAAATGTCGAACAGGTGGTGCGCGTTTTATCCAGCCTGCTCGATCATGCGCTACCAGACGATTATGAGTTGATTATTGTCGATGATAATAGTCCCGATCGTACTTGGGAAGTCGCGCAGCAGATGACGGTAGAGTATCCGAATTTGCGGGTAATGCGGCGACAGGATGAACGGGGACTGTCAACGGCTGTGATCCGAGGATGGCAAGCCGCTCGTGGCGAAGTTTTAGGAGTGATTGACGGAGACTTACAGCACCCGCCAGAAGTTTTGCTTAAACTCCTTCAAGCAGTGAAGAATGGTGCAGATTTAGCAGTCGCGAGTCGTCACGTTGAGGGCGGCGGTACAAGCGATTGGGGATTTATTCGTCGATTTCTGTCCCGTGGAGCGCAATTGCTCGGACTCGTGATCTTACCGACCGTGGTGGGGCGCGTCTCTGATCCGATGAGTGGCTACTTTATGGTGAGACGAAACGCGATCGCGGATTGTCTCATGAGTCCGCTGGGCTACAAGATTCTGCTCGAAGTGCTGGGTCGGGGTCGCGTCGATCGAGTGACTGAAGTGGGCTATGTCTTCCAAGAGCGTCAAGAAGGCGAAAGTAAAGTCACTTGGAAGCAGTACATTGAATACTTGATGCACCTTGGAAAACTGCGATCGCGGGGACGAATCAGCCGACTGCGAGAAAAATTCCAGTTGGGACGCTTCTTACGATTCGGTTTGGTCGGACTCAGTGGCGTATTCGTGGATATGCTCGTACTGTACCTCTTGAGCGATCCCACAATGCTCGCTTGGAATTTGACTCGGAGTAAAATCATCGCGTCGGAATTAGCGATCGTCAATAATTTCCTCTGGAATGACCTTTGGACGTTTGGTGACATTTCCCGCAGTCAACGGGGCAATCGTACTCGATTCAAGCGGTTTCTCAAGTTCAATCTCATTTGCTTGATGGGTTTGATTCTGAACGTCTTGATCTTGAATCTGCTGTACAACGCCTTCGGAATCAATCGCTATGTCGCGAATCTGATTGCGATCGTGCTGGTCACGTTCTGGAACTTCTGGATCAATCTCAAACTGAGTTGGCGTGTGACCGACGTGCGACGGAAATAATTTCTGAGAATAAGCCTGGCGAATAAATTTGCAGTTGTACAAATTCTATTCGCCAGCAAAAGTTTTACCTACGACTCGCCTTCTAAATCGTTCATCCGAACTCGCACAGAATTGGCGTGTGAATGTAGCCCTTCTGCGGTCGCAAGGGTGTCAACGGCACTCGCGACTTTCTGAAGTGCGATCGGCGAATATTGAATCAAGCTAGAGTGCTTCAAGAACGTCTCGACTCCAAGCGGTGAAGCATATCGAGCCGATCCAGAAGTTGGAAGCGTGTGATTCGGTCCCGCAAGATAATCCCCCACCGCTTCAGGAGTCGAATCACCTAAGAAGATCGCGCCTGCGTGTCGAATGTTTTGCAGCAATTCCCACGGATCAGCCACTTCGAGTTCTAAGTGTTCGGGAGCGAATTCATTGGAAAGTTCTGCTGCTGCTTCTAAAGATTCAACGACGATCACAATGCCGTAATGTGCGATCGCTTTCTCGGTCAAAATCCGACGCGGATGATCAATCAACTGTTGTTCAACCTCGTCCACGACTTTCCGCGCCAAAATTGGATCGGTTGTGATCAGAATCGAAGCCGCCATCGCATCATGTTCCGCTTGAGCCAGCATATCCGCCGCCACATGAGTCGGATGTGCCGTATGATCCGCGATCACTAAAACTTCTGAAGGTCCCGCCAGCGAATCAATTCCAACCGTTCCATACACAAGTTTTTTCGCCAACGTGACATAAATATTGCCAGGTCCCGTGATCACATCGACTTTCGGAATCGTTTCAGTTCCATAAGCCAATGCGCCAACCGCTTGCGCTCCTCCAACCCGATAAATCTCAGTCACGCCTGCTTCTTGAGCCGCAACCAGAACCGCCGGATTAATCGCTTTATCTTTTCCGGGCGGTGTCACCATCACGACTCTTGGCACTTGAGCCACGATCGCAGGAACCGCATTCATCAGAACTGTACTCGGATAGCAAGCTTTTCCACCTGGAACGTACAAACCCGCACGATCGACAGGCGTATACCGTTTTCCCAGCACGACCTCATCATCGCCAAAATGTACCCAACTCTTTGGGACACGCTGACGGTGAAATGCCTCAATCTGCTGACGCGCTAGACGAATTGCGGAAAGGAGTTCGCCAGAAACTTGGTGGTACGCATCTTCAAGTTCACGCGCACTCACTTTTAATTCTTCAGGCGTTAATTCTTGTTGATCAAACTCTAGCGTGTACGCCAATAACGCTCGATCGCCTTGTCGTTTAACAGCTTGCAGTACCTCCCGGACTGTCGCTTCTTTATGAACAACTTGATCGTCATGAGTGCGATCGCAAATTCGTCGCAGTTCAGATCTTGCCTCAGCCCACTGAGTGATAATTCGCAGCATGGAGTTAGAAGTGTCAGTCGTAAAAGAACCCGTCCGAGATGATGCAGGGTTTGAATGATTCTAACGATCTCGCGCCTAAATTGGGGAGCTTCGTCTCGTCTTTATTTAGCTTAACCTGGATTTTGGCGATTCAGACACGATCATGGGTCAACGATGTTATAGTATTTTATCTGACTATTTTTCTGTCCATTCTAGAAGCTTTCCAGAACTCACCGTGGCAAATATCAAATCTGCTAAGAAACGTGTCGAAGTCGCAGAGCGCAATCGCCTGCGGAATAAATCCTACAAGTCGGCAATTAAAACGCTGATGAAGAAATACTTTACGGCTGTGGATCAACTTGCGGCAAATCCGTCAGATGATGCGAAAAAGGCAGTTGATGACGCAATGTCCGCTGCTTACAGCAAAATCGATAAAGCTGTGAAACGGGGCGTTCTTCATCGCAATACTGGCGCTCGTCGTAAAGCTCGTCTCAGTCGTGCCCTGAAGAAGCAAACCGCAGCAGCTTCCTAAATGCAACTGATCGATACTCACGTTCATATCAATTTCGACGCATTTGAGCCTGACTTGGATGCGATCGCTGCGCGTTGGCGTGAGGCAGGGGTGGTTCGTCTTGTTCACTCCTGTGTTGAGCCATCAGAATTCGATGAGATTCGAGCGTTAGCCGATCGATTTCCTGAACTCTTTTTTGCGGTGGGACTCCACCCGTTAGATGTTAAGGAAAAATGGTCGGATCGCTCAGTTTCGGAGATTCTGACTCTCGCGCAATCGGACCCACGAGTGGTTGCGATCGGGGAAATGGGCTTGGATTTTTTCAAAGCAGAGAATCGAGAACAGCAAATCGAAGCATTTCGGGCGCAGTTAGCGATCGCGAAACAATTAGATTTGCCTGTGATCATTCACTGTCGCGATGCCGCTGAAACAATGGGACAAGTGTTGAGGCAGTTTTGCCAGGAACACGGACAAGTCAAAGGCGTGATGCACTGCTGGGGCGGGACTCCTGAAGAAACTCGATGGTTTCTTGATTTAGGGTTTTACATCAGCTTTAGTGGAACGGTGACGTTTAAGAATGCGAAGCAAATTCACGAATCGGCGCGAATTGTGCCTAGCGATCGTATCTTGATCGAAACCGATTGCCCGTTTCTTGCTCCCGTTCCAAAGCGTGGTGAACGACGGAATGAGCCTTCATACGTTCAGTACGTGGCGCGTCAGGTGGCAGCTTTACGGGAAATTCCCCTAGAGCAATTGGCAGCCCAAACCACTCAAAACGCTTGTCAACTTTTCGGTCTAACGGTTCCTGAACTTGCGTCAGTGTGATCCTTAAAAATCTTGTTCCCTCTCCCTGGGGAGAGGGCTAGGGTGAGGGCAAATCCGACTCTCGAAAATTCTCTCAAATCGATCACACAAATTTGCGGGATCGTCAAGACACAAAATGAAAAACTTGCGCCATAATGAGAGGAGTGCGAAAATTACTAGGCTAAATTTTGACCACTCTTGACCTGTTGACTCCTCAACCTCTCTTTTGAGAAGTTGACCCCAAAACGAATCAAGGCTTCGCGGCTCACCTTTTTCGTTCCAACCCTCAGAAACCTTGGAGGCTCAACTGGCTACTATCCCGTCCACTTAACTGAATATTCCGCCGTTTTGGGATTCTTAAGAAGCCCAAACTTTTTGCATTGACATATTTTTGCAATTACCGTAAAATCTGGGATTCGCGATCGCCCGCGACCCTTCAGAGGAGACGCATGACTGAGCAGCTGACGACCTACAACACTCCCGCCTTCGTGTTACCGGATTTAGTCGAGATTCAGCGGGCAAGCTTCCGCTGGTTCCTCGAAGAAGGCTTGATCGAAGAACTCGATAGTTTTTCGCCTATTACTGACTATACCGGGAAGTTAGAACTTCACTTCATCGGGAAGAACTTCAAGCTGAAGCGCCCGAAGTACGATGTGGATGAAGCGAAACGCCGGGATAGCACTTACGCGGTTCAAATGTACGTCCCCACTCGCCTCATCAATAAAGAGACTGGGGAAATCAAAGAGCAGGAAGTCTTTATCGGAGACTTGCCGTTGATGACCGATCGCGGAACGTTCATCATTAACGGTGCAGAACGGGTGATCGTCAACCAGATCGTCCGTAGTCCTGGCGTGTACTACAAATCAGAAACCGATAAGAACGGTCGTCGGACTTACAACGCGAGTTTGATTCCGAACCGTGGCGCGTGGCTGAAATTTGAAACCGATAAGAACGACTTGGTTTGGGTACGAATCGATAAGACTCGGAAATTGTCGGCTCAAGTGTTATTGAAAGCATTGGGTCTGACCGATAACGAGATCTTTGATTCGTTGCGTCATCCAGAGTACTTCCAGAAAACGATCGAGAAAGAAGGTCAGTACGGCGAAGAAGAAGCGCTGATGGAGCTTTACCGGAAATTGCGTCCAGGTGAACCTCCGACCGTT
Coding sequences within it:
- a CDS encoding hypothetical protein (similar to AA sequence:cyanobase_aa:LBDG_04030) translates to MIHSNALLYWRKKLSLELLLGCAIVIGLCFRLFNLGTREFWYDEVLSLLLSTGQRPKYSLPDSTIALSQITTLLSVPSEGSIPDFLKTLQGLVRGLYSGEPHPPIFFFTHHVWLRLFGNSEIAMRSLPLLWSVGAIAAAYGLGRKLIDRRGGLIFAALLATNPLYLFHSLNVRMYTPLVLWAILSVWALLEIIDRPRWKWQIAFIVSIVGGLLTFYLFAYWVVVLAALILVLDRKHWIQHGMRMSIAGLLTIPWAISGTLKQLRNADLDRFGVREGNPVFLHLQDLFQTVGTHLIVGDWATSLTPGIIALIGLFTSIGLGLAAIYLWKSGQKRRLTIALGMSILPLLLAFCVDVLTRKYTLGFGWGRALIFVLPGCLLLMTIAIRQLKATQGFVALMLLLLYLAIDIGDLTLRPRSMFHQVAEMVQLDSTPVLIAMDSKAWGHVNRLAYYIPSTSRVDLLAQPASQLATHLKAALDQSKYRRVIWLESAAPVWSAPATAIEHQQIQQVLEERFSISKTQSLQGTMSLDEFQLNLYQAAQ
- a CDS encoding dolichyl-phosphate-mannose synthase (similar to AA sequence:cyanobase_aa:LBDG_04040), which produces MIVPPSLLPPPSGALRIPYGSELERVTKPVYFSLVVPTYNEGRNVEQVVRVLSSLLDHALPDDYELIIVDDNSPDRTWEVAQQMTVEYPNLRVMRRQDERGLSTAVIRGWQAARGEVLGVIDGDLQHPPEVLLKLLQAVKNGADLAVASRHVEGGGTSDWGFIRRFLSRGAQLLGLVILPTVVGRVSDPMSGYFMVRRNAIADCLMSPLGYKILLEVLGRGRVDRVTEVGYVFQERQEGESKVTWKQYIEYLMHLGKLRSRGRISRLREKFQLGRFLRFGLVGLSGVFVDMLVLYLLSDPTMLAWNLTRSKIIASELAIVNNFLWNDLWTFGDISRSQRGNRTRFKRFLKFNLICLMGLILNVLILNLLYNAFGINRYVANLIAIVLVTFWNFWINLKLSWRVTDVRRK
- a CDS encoding histidinol dehydrogenase (similar to AA sequence:cyanobase_aa:Cyan7425_5103) — protein: MLRIITQWAEARSELRRICDRTHDDQVVHKEATVREVLQAVKRQGDRALLAYTLEFDQQELTPEELKVSARELEDAYHQVSGELLSAIRLARQQIEAFHRQRVPKSWVHFGDDEVVLGKRYTPVDRAGLYVPGGKACYPSTVLMNAVPAIVAQVPRVVMVTPPGKDKAINPAVLVAAQEAGVTEIYRVGGAQAVGALAYGTETIPKVDVITGPGNIYVTLAKKLVYGTVGIDSLAGPSEVLVIADHTAHPTHVAADMLAQAEHDAMAASILITTDPILARKVVDEVEQQLIDHPRRILTEKAIAHYGIVIVVESLEAAAELSNEFAPEHLELEVADPWELLQNIRHAGAIFLGDSTPEAVGDYLAGPNHTLPTSGSARYASPLGVETFLKHSSLIQYSPIALQKVASAVDTLATAEGLHSHANSVRVRMNDLEGES
- a CDS encoding 30S ribosomal protein S20 (similar to AA sequence:cyanobase_aa:LBDG_00350); amino-acid sequence: MGQRCYSILSDYFSVHSRSFPELTVANIKSAKKRVEVAERNRLRNKSYKSAIKTLMKKYFTAVDQLAANPSDDAKKAVDDAMSAAYSKIDKAVKRGVLHRNTGARRKARLSRALKKQTAAAS
- a CDS encoding Sec-independent protein translocase TatD (similar to AA sequence:cyanobase_aa:LBDG_00360), which codes for MQLIDTHVHINFDAFEPDLDAIAARWREAGVVRLVHSCVEPSEFDEIRALADRFPELFFAVGLHPLDVKEKWSDRSVSEILTLAQSDPRVVAIGEMGLDFFKAENREQQIEAFRAQLAIAKQLDLPVIIHCRDAAETMGQVLRQFCQEHGQVKGVMHCWGGTPEETRWFLDLGFYISFSGTVTFKNAKQIHESARIVPSDRILIETDCPFLAPVPKRGERRNEPSYVQYVARQVAALREIPLEQLAAQTTQNACQLFGLTVPELASV